Proteins encoded together in one Camelina sativa cultivar DH55 chromosome 9, Cs, whole genome shotgun sequence window:
- the LOC104715472 gene encoding heat stress transcription factor A-6a-like: MVHNYFPRGLSLFYVRVYQVVDDPSTDSIISWGSNNSFIIWNVEGFRRKIMPTCVEFGITFSSFVSRLRSHGFKRVKGPRQLEFGDEYFVVDQPELLKLMMVEALRTKRNAKKAKAKAKKDRVQVEEEQRELVESESSVKFLEVVVSKCMLLLPNDDGMEALRDCEYFRGYNRSRLLWERVQKELEADPPGGYLLYASHLQLLVSNQLERFCENKDKKMNQAVVYIIVPH; the protein is encoded by the exons ATGGTTCACAATTATTTCCCAAGGGGATTGTCTTTGTTCTACGTCAGAGTCTATCAGGTTGTTGATGATCCTTCAACGGATTCAATCATCTCGTGGGGCAGCAACAACAGTTTCATTATCTGGAACGTGGAAGGGTTTCGCAGAAAGATTATGCCGACATGTGTTGAATTTGGCATTACCTTCTCAAGTTTTGTCTCCAGGCTTCGCTCTCATGGCTTTAAACGAGTTAAAGGGCCCAGACAGTTGGAATTTGGAGACGAGTATTTTGTCGTAGATCAACCGGAGCTTTTGAAGTTGATGATGGTCGAAGCTTTGAGGACTAAACGTAATGCCAAGAAAGCTAAAGCCAAAGCCAAGAAAGATCGAGTGCAAGTAGAGG AGGAGCAACGGGAACTCGTGGAAAGTGAAAGCTCCGTAAAATTCCTCGAAGTAGTAGTCTCTAAGTGTATGTTGTTACTTCCTAATGATGATGGTATGGAAGCACTCCGGGATTGTGAATATTTCAGAGGATACAACCGGAGTAGATTACTCTGGGAGAGGGTTCAAAAAGAATTGGAAGCTGATCCTCCTGGTGGCTATTTGTTATATGCATCACACTTGCAACTCCTTGTGAGCAATCAGCTAGAGAGGTTTTGTGAAAATAAAGACAAGAAGATGAACCAAGCCGTGGTATACATCATCGTGCCACATTAG
- the LOC109126451 gene encoding uncharacterized protein LOC109126451: protein MDTVRLFLGVAAARDWHVHQMDVHNVFLHGELTEEVYMKLPHGFHCDDPTKIIPFSAIETMGHMVHVLIYVDDLIISGIEVARNDQGFYLSQRKYVLDIISEMGLLGTKPSPFPMEQNHRLPLSKSPLLTNPERYRRLVGRLIYLAVTRPELSYSVHTLAQFMQCPRHDHWDAAVRVVQFLKSNPGQGILLSNISDLQLNGWCDSDYATCPLTRRSLTGYFVQLGDTPISWKTKKQPTVSRS from the exons ATGGATACGGTGCGCTTGTTTCTTGGTGTTGCGGCTGCTCGTGATTGGCATGTACATCAAATGGATGTACATAATGTCTTCTTACACGGTGAGTTGACAGAGGAGGTTTACATGAAATTACCTCACGGTTTTCATTGTGATGATCCGACTAAG ATTATTCCCTTTTCAGCTATAGAAACAATGGGACATATGGTTCATGTTctcatttatgttgatgatttgattaTCTCCG ggATTGAAGTGGCAAGAAATGATCAAGGTTTCTATTTATCACAAAGGAAGTATGTTCTTGATATTATTTCAGAGATGGGACTTCTTGGCACTAAGCCGTCTCCTTTTCCCATGGAACAAAATCACAGGCTGCCATTGTCCAAGTCCCCTTTGCTTACCAATCCTGAGAGGTATCGTCGCTTAGTTGGCAGATTAATCTACTTGGCTGTCACAAGACCTGAATTGTCATACTCTGTTCATACATTAGCACAGTTCATGCAATGTCCACGTCACGATCATTGGGATGCTGCGGTAAGAGTGGTTCAATTCTTGAAATCTAATCCGGGTCAAGGCATTCTGCTTTCCAACATCTCCGATTTGCAGCTTAATGGTTGGTGTGATAGTGACTACGCTACATGTCCTCTAACTCGGCGCTCTCTTACGGGTTATTTTGTCCAGCTCGGTGATACACCAATCtcatggaaaacaaagaaacaacctACTGTCAGCCGAAGCTGA
- the LOC104715473 gene encoding histone-lysine N-methyltransferase, H3 lysine-79 specific-like, producing MRKRHPRESRVRTEEEYRDVQGMFGECPGKDQDDRRESRRLGMVEKIVRGVEKIDREAEKSSPGNTGSLRDQEKSVRELSGEPIRSGKCREERPGETEECREMGYVEKRRPRDGRERPREFVEKDRERLSKDRSREIEREIVDATSKEDREKKEFSVEDFIDNEPVLVSKRSSRKYGDCVEEERPRGEAVVSRKKNQETRRGFDRVKPRNKVGCGTKRSKKRGAVDAKTV from the exons ATGCGGAAACGACATCCGCGGGAAAGTCGAGTAAGAACCGAGGAAGAATACCGAGACGTCCAAGGGATGTTCGGAGAATGTCCGGGAAAAGATCAAGATGACCGAAGAGAATCAAGAAGGTTGGGGATGGTCGAGAAAATTGTCCGAGGAGTCGAGAAAATTGACCGAGAAGCCGAGAAAAGTAGTCCGGGGAATACCGGAAGTCTGAGAGACCAAGAAAAGAGTGTCCGAGAACTATCGGGAGAACCGATACGGTCCGGGAAATGTCGAGAGGAACGTCCGGGTGAGACCGAAGAATGCCGAGAGATGGGTTATGTCGAGAAACGTCGACCGAGAGACGG tCGAGAGAGACCGAGAGAGTTTGTCGAGAAAGACCGAGAGAGATTGTCGAAAGACAGatcgagagagatcgagagggAGATCGTCGACGCTACGTCAAAAGAAGACCGAGAAAAGAAGGAGTTTTCTGTCGAAGACTTCATCGACAACGAACCGGTGTTAGTGTCGAAGAGATCATCGAGAAAATACGGTGATTGTGTCGAAGAAGAAAGACCCAGAGGAGAAGCGGTTGTGTCGAGAAAGAAAAACCAAGAGACGAGACGCGGTTTTGATCGAGTGAAGCCGAGAAACAAAGTTGGTTGCGGAACGAAGCGGTCGAAGAAGCGGGGAGCTGTCGACGCGAAAACTGTCTGA
- the LOC104715474 gene encoding linoleate 9S-lipoxygenase 5, chloroplastic-like has protein sequence MKIEGEVVVMKKNLLDFKDVMASLLDRIHELLGRRISLHLISSLQPDPANEKRGRLGKAAHLENWVTKIKTSVTAEETTFGVTFDWDESMGPPAAFVIKNHHHSQFYLKSLTLRGFPEGEGGPIHFICNSWIYPSHRYRSDRVFFSNKAYLPSKTPELLKELRKEELMNLRGNEKGGELKEWDRVYDYAYYNDLGAPEKGPNSVRPVLGGSPDLPYPRRGKTGRKPNKSDPKSESKLALLNLNIYVPRDERFSHVKFSDVLVYALKAVTQVLVPEIASVCNKSINEFDSFGDVFHLYDGSIKLANGHTISKLRDIIPWEIFRELIRNGGERGFLKFPLPDILKESRSAWRTDEEFAREMLAGLNPVVISRLQEFPPKSNLDSAKYGNQDSSIREEHIEAYMNGLNLQDALEQNKLYILDHHDAIMPFLTRINSTNTKTYATRTLLLLQDDGTLKPLAIELSLPHPQGEPHGSVSKVFTPAETGVEASVWQLAKAYAAVNDSGYHQLISHWLQTHAVIEPFIIASNRQLSVVHPIYKLLHPHFRDTMNINALARHVLINSDGILEITVFPGRYAMELSSSIYKNWVFTDQALPKDLVKRGVAVEDPNSESGVKLLIEDYPYAVDGLEIWSAIKTWVTEYCSFYYKEESPNWTADDEALEAFKRFGKELELIENNIIRRNNDKRFKNRTGPVNIPYTLLYPNTTDYTREGGLTGKGIPNSVSI, from the exons ATGAAGATAGAAGGAGAAGTGgttgtgatgaagaagaaccttCTTGATTTCAAAGACGTCATGGCTTCTCTTCTTGATCGAATCCATGAACTTCTTGGTCGTCGCATCTCTCTTCACCTTATCAGCTCTCTCCAACCCGACCCGG CCAATGAGAAGAGAGGTAGACTTGGGAAAGCAGCACACCTGGAGAATTgggtaacaaaaataaaaacgtcAGTAACCGCTGAGGAAACCACGTTTGGAGTCACGTTTGATTGGGACGAGTCAATGGGACCACCGGCTGCGTTTGTGATCAAGAACCACCACCATAGCCAATTCTACCTCAAGTCTCTTACTCTCCGGGGCTTCCCGGAAGGCGAAGGCGGTCCGATACATTTCATATGCAATTCTTGGATCTACCCGAGTCACCGTTACCGTTCCGACCGCGTTTTCTTCTCTAACAAG gcatATCTTCCAAGTAAGACGCCGGAGCTACTGAAAGAGCTAAGAAAGGAAGAGCTAATGAATCTAAGAGGTAATGAGAAAGGAGGAGAACTCAAAGAATGGGACAGAGTTTACGACTACGCTTATTACAACGACTTAGGTGCTCCGGAGAAAGGTCCTAACTCAGTCCGTCCGGTTCTCGGTGGTTCACCTGATCTTCCTTATCCCCGTCGTGGAAAAACCGGTCGTAAACCCAATAAATCCG ACCCTAAGTCCGAGAGCAAGCTGGCTTTGCTCAACCTAAACATATACGTGCCACGGGATGAGCGGTTTAGTCATGTGAAGTTCTCTGACGTCCTCGTTTACGCACTCAAAGCGGTGACTCAAGTGCTCGTCCCTGAGATCGCCTCTGTTTGCAACAAGAGCATCAACGAGTTTGACTCCTTTGGAGATGTTTTTCACCTTTATGACGGTAGTATTAAGCTTGCCAATGGTCACACCATTTCTAAGCTCCGTGACATTATTCCATgggagatttttagagagctcaTTCGTAATGGCGGAGAACGCGGGTTCTTGAAGTTTCCATTGCCTGACATTCTCAAAG AGAGTAGGTCTGCTTGGAGAACCGATGAAGAGTTTGCCAGGGAAATGCTGGCTGGTCTCAATCCAGTGGTGATTAGTCGCCTCCAG GAGTTTCCACCAAAGAGCAATCTGGACTCTGCAAAGTATGGAAATCAAGATAGCTCGATACGCGAAGAGCACATAGAAGCGTACATGAACGGCCTCAATCTCCAAGAC GCTTTGGAACAGAATAAGCTATACATATTGGATCACCACGATGCAATAATGCCTTTCCTGACGCGGATAAACTCAACAAATACTAAAACCTACGCGACTCGAACCCTTCTGCTGCTTCAAGATGACGGAACACTGAAGCCTCTCGCCATAGAGCTGAGTCTTCCACACCCACAAGGCGAACCACATGGATCCGTGAGCAAAGTTTTTACACCAGCAGAGACGGGAGTAGAGGCATCGGTTTGGCAGCTTGCAAAGGCTTACGCGGCGGTTAATGATTCCGGTTATCACCAGCTTATAAGCCATTG GTTGCAGACGCATGCGGTGATTGAACCGTTTATAATAGCGTCGAATAGGCAACTCAGTGTGGTCCATCCGATCTATAAGCTTCTACATCCTCATTTCCGTGACACGATGAACATCAATGCATTGGCGCGACATGTCCTCATAAACTCAGACGGGATTCTGGAGATAACGGTCTTCCCCGGTCGATACGCCATGGAACTGTCTTCTTCAATTTACAAGAATTGGGTTTTCACCGATCAAGCTCTCCCCAAAGATCTCGTCAAAAG AGGAGTTGCCGTGGAAGATCCTAATAGCGAAAGTGGTGTTAAGCTTTTGATCGAGGATTACCCTTATGCGGTTGACGGTTTAGAGATTTGGTCAGCGATCAAAACGTGGGTCACAGAGTACTGCTCATTCTATTACAAGGA AGAATCACCGAATTGGACGGCTGATGATGAGGCTTTAGAGGCGTTTAAACGGTTTGGGAAAGAACTGGAGCTGATAGAGAACAATATCATAAGGAGAAACAATGACAAGAGGTTCAAGAACAGGACCGGACCGGTTAACATACCGTACACTCTGTTATACCCGAATACTACGGATTACACAAGAGAAGGTGGGCTTACTGGGAAAGGGATCCCTAACAGTGTCTCAATCTAG